A single region of the Brassica rapa cultivar Chiifu-401-42 chromosome A03, CAAS_Brap_v3.01, whole genome shotgun sequence genome encodes:
- the LOC103860914 gene encoding homeobox-leucine zipper protein HAT1 isoform X1 → MMMGKEDLSLSLSLGFAQTHHPHKLMNLKPTSSPISNLQMFPWNQTFVSSSGALLLQDHQSQQLFTKINVNSLPVDLEEETGVSSPNSTISSNVSGKRRSEREGTSGGAGDDLDVTLDRSSSRGTSEEEEEEYGGEACRKKLRLSKDQSAVLEDTFKEHNTLNPKQKLALAKKLGLTARQVEVWFQNRRARTKLKQTEVDCEYLKRCVEKLTEENIRLEKEAAELRALKLSPRLYGHMSPPTTLLMCPSCERVAGPSNHNQRSVSLSPWLQMAHGSTFDVVHPRS, encoded by the exons ATGATGATGGGAAAAGAGGATTTGAGTTTAAGTCTGAGCTTGGGGTTTGCACAAACTCACCATCCTCACAAGCTGATGAATCTCAAACCCACTTCTTCACCCATATCTAATCTCCAGATGTTTCCATGGAACCAAACCTTTGTTTCCTCCTCAGGTGCACTTCTTCTTCAAG ATCATCAAAGCCAACAGTTGTTTACGAAAATAAACGTGAACAGCTTGCCGGTTGATTTGGAGGAGGAGACAGGAGTTTCTTCCCCAAACAGCACGATCTCTAGCAACGTGAGCGGCAAGAGGAGAAGCGAGAGAGAAGGAACATCAGGTGGTGCTGGAGATGATCTCGACGTCACTTTGGATCGATCTTCCTCACGTGGAACctcggaggaagaagaagaagaatacgGTGGAGAGGCTTGTCGGAAGAAGCTTAGGCTATCCAAAGATCAATCCGCTGTTCTCGAAGACACTTTCAAGGAGCACAATACTCTAAACCCC AAACAGAAGCTGGCTTTGGCTAAGAAGCTAGGCTTAACCGCAAGACAAGTGGAAGTGTGGTTCCAAAACAGAAGAGCAAG GACCAAGTTGAAGCAAACTGAAGTAGACTGCGAGTATTTGAAGAGATGCGTAGAGAAACTGACTGAAGAGAATATACGGCTCGAGAAAGAGGCTGCGGAGTTGAGGGCACTAAAGCTTTCACCGAGATTGTATGGTCATATGAGTCCACCAACCACGCTTCTCATGTGTCCATCATGCGAACGTGTGGCCGGACCATCCAACCACAACCAACGGTCTGTGTCTTTGAGCCCGTGGCTCCAAATGGCACATGGGTCAACTTTTGATGTGGTGCATCCTAGATCTTAA
- the LOC103860920 gene encoding ras-related protein RABD2b, which translates to MNPEYDYLFKLLLIGDSGVGKSCLLLRFADDSYLDSYISTIGVDFKIRTVEQDGKTIKLQIWDTAGQERFRTITSSYYRGAHGIIVTYDVTDQESFNNVKQWLNEIDRYASESVNKLLVGNKNDLTSQKVVSTETAKAFADELGIPFLETSAKNATNVEEAFMAMTAAIKTRMASQPSGGSKPATVQIRGQPVNQQSGCCSS; encoded by the exons ATGAATCCTGAATA TGACTATCTGTTCAAGCTTTTGCTAATTGGTGATTCCGGTGTTGGCAAATCATGCTTGCTTCTAAGGTTTGCT GATGATTCCTACCTGGATAGCTACATCAGCACCATTGGTGTTGACTTT AAAATCCGCACTGTTGAACAAGATGGGAAGACCATCAAACTCCAGATT TGGGACACGGCAGGTCAAGAGCGTTTCAGAACCATCACCAGCAGTTACTACAGAGGAGCTCATGGGATTATT gtGACTTATGATGTAACAGACCAAGAAAGCTTCAACAATGTCAAGCAATGGCTAAACGAAATCGACCGCTACGCCAGTGAGAGTGTGAACAAGCTACTGGTTGGGAACAAAAACGATCTCACTTCACAGAAAGTAGTATCCACTGAAACAGCCAAA GCTTTTGCAGATGAACTTGGGATCCCATTCTTGGAGACAAGTGCCAAGAATGCTACCAATGTCGAAGAAGCTTTCATGGCCATGACTGCTGCAATCAAGACAAG AATGGCGAGCCAACCTTCTGGAGGATCCAAGCCAGCAACCGTCCAGATCCGAGGACAACCTGTAAACCAGCAATCAGGCTGCTGCTCTTCTTAA
- the LOC103860915 gene encoding palmitoyl-protein thioesterase-dolichyl pyrophosphate phosphatase fusion 1 isoform X2: MANILRRPVLLLTVAAVLFSTAPVSNSIPFILFHGIGDKCSGGVSNFTQLLSNLSASPGSCLEIGNGEIDTWFMPLMHQANEACEKVKMMKELSQGYKIVAQSQGNLVARGLIEFCDDAPPVINYVSLGGPHAGIAAIPKCSSGPICAIAEDLMKLEIYNDFVQDHIAPSGYVKIPGEMTKYLDHSKYLPKLNNERPDQRNSTFKNRFMSLHNLVLVMMMASILFCQLNRQNYT; this comes from the exons ATGGCCAACATTCTCCGGCGACCTGTTCTCCTTTTAACGGTGGCCGCCGTCTTATTCTCAACCGCTCCGGTTTCAAACTCTATTCCATTTATATTGTTCCACG gaattGGAGATAAATGCTCTGGTGGAGTTAGTAACTTCACGCAACTCCTAAGCAACCTCTCCGCCTCTCCTGGCTCTTGCTT agaAATAGGTAACGGAGAAATAGACACATGGTTCATGCCACTAATGCACCAAGCGAATGAAGCGTGTGAGAAAGTTAAAATGATGAAAGAGCTGAGTCAAGGTTACAAAATTGTTGCCCAGTCTCAAGGCAACTTAGTAGCTAGAGGTCTAATCGAGTTCTGCGACGATGCTCCTCCTGTCATCAACTATGTTTCCTTAGGAGGACCTCATGCTGGCATCGCCGCTATCCCCAAGTGCTCT TCTGGTCCAATCTGCGCTATAGCAGAAGATTTGATGAAGTTAGAGATATACAACGACTTCGTTCAA GATCATATTGCTCCTAGTGGTTATGTCAAGATCCCTGGT GAAATGACAAAGTATTTGGATCACTCCAAGTATCTACCAAAGCTGAACAATGAGAGACCTGACCAAAGAAACTCCACTTTCAAAAACCGTTTCATGAGCTTACATAACTTGGTTCTTGTCATG ATGATGGCTTCGATTCTCTTTTGTCAACTCAACAG ACAAAACTATACATAG
- the LOC103860914 gene encoding homeobox-leucine zipper protein HAT1 isoform X2, whose translation MMMGKEDLSLSLSLGFAQTHHPHKLMNLKPTSSPISNLQMFPWNQTFVSSSDHQSQQLFTKINVNSLPVDLEEETGVSSPNSTISSNVSGKRRSEREGTSGGAGDDLDVTLDRSSSRGTSEEEEEEYGGEACRKKLRLSKDQSAVLEDTFKEHNTLNPKQKLALAKKLGLTARQVEVWFQNRRARTKLKQTEVDCEYLKRCVEKLTEENIRLEKEAAELRALKLSPRLYGHMSPPTTLLMCPSCERVAGPSNHNQRSVSLSPWLQMAHGSTFDVVHPRS comes from the exons ATGATGATGGGAAAAGAGGATTTGAGTTTAAGTCTGAGCTTGGGGTTTGCACAAACTCACCATCCTCACAAGCTGATGAATCTCAAACCCACTTCTTCACCCATATCTAATCTCCAGATGTTTCCATGGAACCAAACCTTTGTTTCCTCCTCAG ATCATCAAAGCCAACAGTTGTTTACGAAAATAAACGTGAACAGCTTGCCGGTTGATTTGGAGGAGGAGACAGGAGTTTCTTCCCCAAACAGCACGATCTCTAGCAACGTGAGCGGCAAGAGGAGAAGCGAGAGAGAAGGAACATCAGGTGGTGCTGGAGATGATCTCGACGTCACTTTGGATCGATCTTCCTCACGTGGAACctcggaggaagaagaagaagaatacgGTGGAGAGGCTTGTCGGAAGAAGCTTAGGCTATCCAAAGATCAATCCGCTGTTCTCGAAGACACTTTCAAGGAGCACAATACTCTAAACCCC AAACAGAAGCTGGCTTTGGCTAAGAAGCTAGGCTTAACCGCAAGACAAGTGGAAGTGTGGTTCCAAAACAGAAGAGCAAG GACCAAGTTGAAGCAAACTGAAGTAGACTGCGAGTATTTGAAGAGATGCGTAGAGAAACTGACTGAAGAGAATATACGGCTCGAGAAAGAGGCTGCGGAGTTGAGGGCACTAAAGCTTTCACCGAGATTGTATGGTCATATGAGTCCACCAACCACGCTTCTCATGTGTCCATCATGCGAACGTGTGGCCGGACCATCCAACCACAACCAACGGTCTGTGTCTTTGAGCCCGTGGCTCCAAATGGCACATGGGTCAACTTTTGATGTGGTGCATCCTAGATCTTAA
- the LOC103860915 gene encoding palmitoyl-protein thioesterase 1 isoform X3 has translation MPLMHQANEACEKVKMMKELSQGYKIVAQSQGNLVARGLIEFCDDAPPVINYVSLGGPHAGIAAIPKCSSGPICAIAEDLMKLEIYNDFVQDHIAPSGYVKIPGEMTKYLDHSKYLPKLNNERPDQRNSTFKNRFMSLHNLVLVMFQNDTTLVPKETSWFGYYTDDGFDSLLSTQQTKLYIEDWIGLKALDDVGKVKYVSVSGDHLMIAYNDVVKYVVPYLMA, from the exons ATGCCACTAATGCACCAAGCGAATGAAGCGTGTGAGAAAGTTAAAATGATGAAAGAGCTGAGTCAAGGTTACAAAATTGTTGCCCAGTCTCAAGGCAACTTAGTAGCTAGAGGTCTAATCGAGTTCTGCGACGATGCTCCTCCTGTCATCAACTATGTTTCCTTAGGAGGACCTCATGCTGGCATCGCCGCTATCCCCAAGTGCTCT TCTGGTCCAATCTGCGCTATAGCAGAAGATTTGATGAAGTTAGAGATATACAACGACTTCGTTCAA GATCATATTGCTCCTAGTGGTTATGTCAAGATCCCTGGT GAAATGACAAAGTATTTGGATCACTCCAAGTATCTACCAAAGCTGAACAATGAGAGACCTGACCAAAGAAACTCCACTTTCAAAAACCGTTTCATGAGCTTACATAACTTGGTTCTTGTCATG TTCCAGAACGACACAACACTGGTCCCTAAAGAAACTTCTTGGTTTGGATATTATACAGATGATGGCTTCGATTCTCTTTTGTCAACTCAACAG ACAAAACTATACATAGAAGACTGGATCGGTCTGAAAGCACTGGATGACGTAGGAAAAGTGAAGTATGTGAGTGTCTCAGGGGACCACCTTATGATAGCGTATAATGACGTTGTGAAATACGTTGTGCCTTACTTGATGGCTTGA
- the LOC103860918 gene encoding ubiquitin carboxyl-terminal hydrolase 3 has translation MATIDESSSAKRWLPLEANPDVMNQFLWGLGVAPDEAECNDVFGLDDELLEMVPKPVLAVLFLYPITKKSEEERIEQDKEIKEKVHSENVYFMKQTVGNACGTIGLLHAIGNITSEIKLSEGSFLDKFFKTTSNMTPMERGRFLENDSQIEDAHSAAVTAGETPASDDVNTHFICLACVDGELYELDGRKAGPISHGASSPATLLKDSTKVIKKIIEKNPDTLNFNVMAISKRT, from the exons ATGGCGACCATAGACGAGAGTTCTTCAGCTAAGAGATGGCTTCCACTTGAAGCTAACCCCGATGTTATGAATCAG TTTCTGTGGGGGCTTGGAGTTGCTCCAGATGAAGCGGAGTGTAATGATGTGTTTGGTTTAGATGACGAGCTCCTTGAGATGGTTCCAAAGCCTGTCCTTGCTGTTCTCTTCCTTTACCCCATCACCAAAAAG AGTGAAGAAGAGAGGATCGAGCAAGACAAGGAAATTAAGGAGAAG GTGCATAGTGAAAACGTTTACTTCATGAAACAAACTGTTGGTAATGCTTGTGGAACCATTGGTCTTCTTCACGCTATTGGCAACATTACCTCTGAAATCAAGCTTT CTGAGGGGTCGTTTTTGGATAAATTCTTCAAAACCACATCCAATATGACTCCTATGGAG CGTGGAAGGTTTCTAGAGAATGATAGTCAAATAGAGGATGCTCATTCAGCAGCTGTTACAGCTGGTGAAACACCG GCTTCTGATGACGTGAACACACATTTCATCTGTCTAGCTTGTGTAGATG GTGAGCTCTATGAACTTGATGGAAGGAAAGCAGGACCAATTTCACATGGTGCTTCCTCTCCAGCTACCCTCTTGAAG GATTCGACGAAAGTGATAAAGAAGATTATTGAGAAGAATCCGGACACGCTCAACTTCAATGTGATGGCCATCTCCAAGAGAACCTGA
- the LOC103860916 gene encoding deSI-like protein At4g17486 encodes MWSSSEEKSGEVAGLTPVYLNVYDLTPVNDYLYWFGIGIFHSGVEAHGMEYCYGAHEYSSSGVYEVEPKNCPGFIFRRSLLLGTTTMSPSDFRSYMEKLSSKFHGDTYHLIAKNCNHFTQEVCLQLTGQPIPGWINRLARLGSFCNCLLPESIQLTAVSAPSERLEFSDGDESNSEASSVSDDDEEEGSEKHLINVADRDVVYLQNKPVRLTRE; translated from the exons ATGTGGAGCTCAAGTGAGGAAAAGAGCGGAGAGGTGGCCGGTCTAACACCGGTTTACCTCAATGTCTATGATCTCACCCCTGTCAACGATTACCTCTATTGGTTTGGGATCGGCATTTTCCATTCCGGAGTAGAGG CTCATGGTATGGAATATTGCTACGGAGCTCACGAGTATTCATCGAGTGGGGTCTACGAGGTAGAGCCTAAGAACTGCCCTGGCTTCATCTTCAGACGCTCTCTTCTCCTGGGAACTACAACCATGTCCCCTTCTGATTTCCGCTCTTACATGGAGAAGCTCTCGTCCAAGTTCCACGGTGACACCTACCATTTGATCGCCAAGAACTGTAACCATTTCACCCAAGAGGTTTGCTTGCAGCTCACGGGTCAGCCTATTCCTGGATGGATCAATCGCCTCGCCCGTTTAG GTTCGTTCTGTAATTGTCTTTTACCAGAAAGCATTCAGCTCACAGCTGTTAGTGCTCCTTCCGAACGCCTTGAGTTCTCTG ATGGGGATGAATCGAACTCAGAGGCATCTTCTGTgtcagatgatgatgaagaagaaggatcaGAGAAGCATCTCATTAACGTTGCAGACAGAGATGTTGTGTATCTACAAAACAAACCAGTGCGACTTACCAGAGAGTAG
- the LOC103860919 gene encoding RGG repeats nuclear RNA binding protein B, whose amino-acid sequence MATVNPFDLLDDDTEDLHKLVAAKPLKVEKPAPVQLGKLPTKPLPPSQAVREGKKGPGGGGRGGGARGDGRGRSGGFNGEPRNNDGPGNENGYVGGYRRFEEGDGARRGGSVGGYRGRGGRRGESGDFERPRRNFDRQSGTAHGNGFKRDGAGRGNWGTNEDEIPPVTEESAAVVEKSLAVEKEGEATDANKETPVEEKEPEPEDKEMTLEEYEKVLEEKRKALQATKIEERKVDTKVFETMQQLSNKKSNNDEVFIKLGTEKDKRPVEKEEKTKKSLSINEFLKPANGERYRGGYRGGREGRGGRGPREGAEGRGRGPRGADGGENQRAAAPKRVAPAPKIEDAAQFPTLGK is encoded by the exons ATGGCGACCGTGAACCCTTTCGATCTCTTGGACGATGACACTGAGGATCTCCACAAGCTCGTGGCGGCTAAGCCGTTGAAGGTTGAGAAACCTGCTCCGGTTCAGCTTGGTAAGCTGCCGACTAAGCCGCTTCCTCCTTCTCAAGCTG TGAGGGAGGGAAAGAAGGGACCTGGAGGAGGAGGTCGCGGTGGTGGAGCACGTGGTGATGGACGTGGTAGGAGTGGTGGATTCAACGGGGAGCCCAGGAACAATGATGGTCCTGGTAACGAAAACGGATATGTTGGAGGCTACAGACGCTTTGAGGAAGGAGATGGAGCGAGACGTGGTGGGTCTGTGGGTGGATACCGTGGCCGTGGTGGTCGACGTGGAGAGTCGGGTGACTTTGAACGCCCACGTAGGAACTTTGACCGCCAGAGTGGAACAGCTCACGG AAATGGGTTTAAACGTGATGGAGCTGGCCGTGGCAACTGGGGAACAAATGAGGATGAAATTCCTCc AGTAACTGAAGAATCAGCAGCAGTGGTGGAGAAGAGTTTGGCAGTTGAGAAGGAAGGTGAAGCAACTGATGCAAACAAAGAGACACCTGTTGAAGAGAAAGAGCCCGAGCCAGAGGACAAG GAGATGACTCTGGAAGAGTATGAGAAGGTTTTGGAGGAGAAGAGGAAAGCTCTACAGGCAACAAAGATTGAGGAGAGGAAGGTTGACACAAAGGTGTTTGAGACCATGCAACAGCTCTCAAACAAAAAGAGCAACAACGATGAGGTCTTCATCAAACTG GGAACAGAGAAGGACAAGCGCCCAGTTGAGAAAGAGGAGAAGACCAAGAAG TCGTTGAGCATAAATGAGTTTCTGAAACCAGCGAATGGAGAGAGGTACAGAGGTGGTTACCGTGGTGGAAGGGAAGGACGTGGAGGTCGTGGACcaagagaaggagctgaaggaAGAGGTCGTGGACCAAGAGGAGCCGATGGAGGAGAAAACCAGAGGGCTGCTGCACCAAAAAGGGTTGCTCCCGCACCAAAAATTGAAGACGCCGCACAGTTCCCTACTCTGGGAAAGTAA
- the LOC103860915 gene encoding palmitoyl-protein thioesterase 1 isoform X1: protein MANILRRPVLLLTVAAVLFSTAPVSNSIPFILFHGIGDKCSGGVSNFTQLLSNLSASPGSCLEIGNGEIDTWFMPLMHQANEACEKVKMMKELSQGYKIVAQSQGNLVARGLIEFCDDAPPVINYVSLGGPHAGIAAIPKCSSGPICAIAEDLMKLEIYNDFVQDHIAPSGYVKIPGEMTKYLDHSKYLPKLNNERPDQRNSTFKNRFMSLHNLVLVMFQNDTTLVPKETSWFGYYTDDGFDSLLSTQQTKLYIEDWIGLKALDDVGKVKYVSVSGDHLMIAYNDVVKYVVPYLMA from the exons ATGGCCAACATTCTCCGGCGACCTGTTCTCCTTTTAACGGTGGCCGCCGTCTTATTCTCAACCGCTCCGGTTTCAAACTCTATTCCATTTATATTGTTCCACG gaattGGAGATAAATGCTCTGGTGGAGTTAGTAACTTCACGCAACTCCTAAGCAACCTCTCCGCCTCTCCTGGCTCTTGCTT agaAATAGGTAACGGAGAAATAGACACATGGTTCATGCCACTAATGCACCAAGCGAATGAAGCGTGTGAGAAAGTTAAAATGATGAAAGAGCTGAGTCAAGGTTACAAAATTGTTGCCCAGTCTCAAGGCAACTTAGTAGCTAGAGGTCTAATCGAGTTCTGCGACGATGCTCCTCCTGTCATCAACTATGTTTCCTTAGGAGGACCTCATGCTGGCATCGCCGCTATCCCCAAGTGCTCT TCTGGTCCAATCTGCGCTATAGCAGAAGATTTGATGAAGTTAGAGATATACAACGACTTCGTTCAA GATCATATTGCTCCTAGTGGTTATGTCAAGATCCCTGGT GAAATGACAAAGTATTTGGATCACTCCAAGTATCTACCAAAGCTGAACAATGAGAGACCTGACCAAAGAAACTCCACTTTCAAAAACCGTTTCATGAGCTTACATAACTTGGTTCTTGTCATG TTCCAGAACGACACAACACTGGTCCCTAAAGAAACTTCTTGGTTTGGATATTATACAGATGATGGCTTCGATTCTCTTTTGTCAACTCAACAG ACAAAACTATACATAGAAGACTGGATCGGTCTGAAAGCACTGGATGACGTAGGAAAAGTGAAGTATGTGAGTGTCTCAGGGGACCACCTTATGATAGCGTATAATGACGTTGTGAAATACGTTGTGCCTTACTTGATGGCTTGA